One window of the Luteolibacter sp. Y139 genome contains the following:
- the cysK gene encoding cysteine synthase A produces MPIADSMVATVGNTPLIRLNKLTKGLNAEVLLKAEFFNPLFSVKDRIGKAMIETAEKDGSLKPGGLIIEPTSGNTGIALAFVARAKGYRCILTMPESMSIERRVLLRLLGAEIVLTPRARGMGGAIAKAKQLLEENPGSFGPGQFDNPANPQVHRETTAEEIWRDTDGKIDAFVAGIGTGGTITGVSEVIKGRTAMKTYAVEPVASPVITQFRNGEEIKPGPHMIQGIGAGFIPKNLNVDIVDDVIQVTNEDAFATAQALNTEEGIPAGISTGGNVWAAIQLAKRPEYAGKRIVTIGASSTERYLSTLLAEKIREEVANLPVAEI; encoded by the coding sequence ATGCCCATCGCAGACTCCATGGTTGCCACCGTTGGCAACACCCCGCTTATCCGCCTGAACAAACTCACCAAAGGCCTGAACGCCGAGGTGCTGCTCAAGGCCGAGTTCTTCAACCCGCTCTTCAGCGTGAAGGACCGTATCGGCAAGGCTATGATCGAAACCGCCGAGAAGGATGGCTCGCTCAAGCCCGGTGGCCTGATCATCGAGCCGACTTCCGGTAACACCGGTATCGCGCTCGCCTTCGTCGCCCGTGCCAAGGGCTATCGCTGCATCCTGACCATGCCGGAAAGCATGTCGATCGAGCGCCGCGTGCTGCTGCGTTTGCTCGGTGCCGAGATCGTGCTCACGCCGCGTGCCCGCGGCATGGGTGGTGCCATCGCCAAGGCCAAGCAGCTCCTTGAAGAGAACCCCGGTTCCTTCGGCCCCGGCCAGTTCGACAATCCGGCGAACCCGCAGGTCCACCGTGAGACGACCGCCGAGGAAATCTGGCGTGACACCGATGGCAAGATCGACGCCTTCGTGGCTGGTATCGGCACGGGTGGCACCATCACCGGTGTCTCCGAAGTCATCAAGGGCCGCACCGCGATGAAGACCTACGCCGTGGAGCCGGTGGCCAGCCCGGTCATCACCCAGTTCCGCAATGGCGAGGAGATCAAGCCCGGCCCGCACATGATCCAAGGCATTGGTGCCGGTTTCATTCCGAAGAACCTCAACGTCGACATCGTCGATGACGTGATCCAGGTCACCAACGAAGATGCCTTCGCCACTGCCCAAGCGCTCAACACCGAAGAAGGCATCCCGGCAGGTATTTCGACCGGTGGTAATGTCTGGGCGGCCATCCAGCTTGCCAAGCGTCCGGAATACGCAGGCAAGCGCATCGTGACGATCGGGGCCTCGTCCACCGAGCGCTACCTCTCGACTCTGCTCGCCGAGAAGATCCGCGAGGAAGTCGCGAACCTGCCGGTGGCGGAGATTTAA